The Fusarium fujikuroi IMI 58289 draft genome, chromosome FFUJ_chr05 DNA segment GCCGACTCGACTATCCTCCTGCTCAGCAAAGTTATATACCACTTGATACACTGTCTCATTTACCGACCGTTTCTCCCTATCGACCTAGCAGAACTTGCAGAGACAGGACAGCATCAATCCTGGCAGATTGAAGCCACTAACATGTGCTTCCTTCACGCTAACGCGATCATGGAGCTGATTCAACTTGGAAAGCAATCGGGAATTGTCGACTGGCCAGCATTTATTGGATATTGCGTCTGCACAGCAGGAACAGTTCACGTTCACGGAGCCCACTACAGTCAGCAAGGGAACCAAGGCGAGTTCAATGTATTCAGCTCGGCAGCAGAGTTTCTATCGAGAGAGATGCAGTTCTTGAGTGAGCTGCGATATGCTTGGGCCACAATACAACATCAACGCGAGACACTTCAAGACATTAGCCACGCACATGGCGAGTTGGTGAAGGCTCTATCTCGCAGCTCAATGCGCTATACACCTGGATTCCACAGCGAGGATTTCTTCGATCGGTATTCCAACATTGGAGGACCCGGTGGCCCGTCTTTCAGTTTCGATGCAGCCAATCTTCGCCTTGCAGATGTTGTAGTTGACATGGGTACTGGACCAACTGCTGAAGACACCCTCCGAAACAACGACGGACTACAGCGACCCAGCCTCAAGCGCAAGAATACGGCTCCACCAGGACCTATCAACCGGAGACGACCTGACGTGAAAGTTATTGCGAGCCTCGCGCCCTCTGCGTCGGGACTACCTACTCCAGGCACTGCTCGACGATCGTTCTCGTATACGTCGGGAGGGATGCCGCATTCATCGCCTGGCCTCCTTGCAACGCCAACCTCAATCCCGACCCATCACGAAAACCAGGAGATGTACACTATGCATGACCACATGGGTGGTGACGCATCCGCAAACAATGCTGCAGTcgcggcggcagcggcagcagatTTCACCATGTCACCCACGTCGCATGCCGTTTCATCTCATAACATGCACCCAATGGGTGGCGCACCTTTCAGCCCACCTTACAGCTATGGCTCGGGGTCAAGCATTACGAATGCTGGGCCAGGAATGATCAATGAAGCGAACGGAGGCTATGATGCTATGTTCGGAACAGTGCCCACCAACGCCTTTGGCAGCCCAGCGGCATGGCACGGCGACGACAGCCATACCAAGATGCACCTCAATCAGATTCGCCCAACAGCGACAAGCCCTGGAGCGCGAAGCAACAATGGAAGTGCAGGAACAGGCccaggagaggagaaggatccATTCCTGGCTCTTCTCGAGCAACTGGCCGAGAATGAAAATCGATCGCAGAACGGGCATGGAGGCGATCTTGATTTTTTCCTCGGCAACTCAACCGTCAACCCTTGAGGGTAGCTGAGATAGGATcatatttattttcttgtattttttctttctgtTATGATTATTACTTTTCATGTACATAGATAGGAGAAATAAGTCGCTGGCCGATGCGCGAAGGACGCATGGCTCAGGAAGCTCAACGCGGCAATCGGCAATGGACTTTTGGGCGCAATGGACAAACTTGCAGCATTTACAGGCGAACGGGATGGTTGAGTCAAAGGATGTTTCATGAGGGCGGGATCCTCGGCAGACAACGAACTGGTATGAAATCCTTGAAGAAAAGCATTAGCCACTGTATATTAGAATAGCCTGGAAATATTGAACATGAACAGAGCAAAATGAGATAAATCATAGTAAACTACCTACTTAGGTAGTGAATCTGGGGTTTCTCACTTGTTGGGGGATTATTTCCACCACGAGTCAGTGCAAGCAGCGAACTAACAGCGTAACGAGTTAGAGGCCCATGATTGTCATTGAAGATTCGGTAAAATAAGCTGGCCCTGTAAACTCTAAGGAAACCTTTCAGGGGTGGGATTGGAGCGCGTGGCTATTTTGAGTGATCATCAGCCCAATGGTACGTACCTTGGTATGTGAGAAAGACGGGCTGGGatgggagaggagaggagagcgaAAGAAAGGTGCGACAATGGTAACCtaggtactccgtactgaGGTAGGTTAGTATCTACCTTAGTATCTTGAGGTTAGCAAGGCTACTAGTAGTGCAAGCAGTACCTATGTAAAGATGGCTACATTACGTACCTTGAGTTCTGGTTGCTCTGACAAGTGTGAACTCTGAAAGAAGCTTCCTTACTAGTGCCGACGGGCAAGATCTCTCTAGCTCTCTAACGGTGTTGCATTGCCAGGATCTGGGATCAAGCTGATTGATGTCCAATGGAAGTGGAGCTGGAACTTGAGACGATTTGATTTCTAGGGAGCCTGGTAGCCTGGGACGTGTAAATGCTTCATGTGGCGGGTGGGACGCGATTAAGCTTAGCGATTGGCCCGACCAACGGGTACCGGCCCGCAGAGCCACAAACCATGGGTTCGTCCCAAACGGGACCTGATAGCGAGATTAAGCAGGGGTCTAGCATGCAGGACAGTGCACTAAAGCATAAGGTGTATATATGGAATAGTGTCGGCCAACTAAACCACGTTATGCAAGCTCCTTATGCACCGCTAAATATCGGACGGTGACAGACTGTCAGTTCGCataatacatacatatatatatctatGGGGATTGCGGGATGTGCCGTCCCGGGAGAGATACTATGTAATTTTTCTTTTCAGAATTTCTTACTAGTTTGTATAGGACTTGATATGCATAGACCAAGCATATAAAATTATCATGCCCACTCGTGAAACCCGAATGTTTGATCCCTCATGATAACTGACTAACACACTCCGTACCTACGCACGGTGGTGATCGTCACCACAAGAAGTTGTAGGTCTGGCACTGGACTGTTTTGCTACTAAGCTTGAGTCACCGTTTCCCTACTGCAAAGATACTTTGTTGGCCAATGCCAAACTCTAAACAATGTTTTGAACACACTGTCAGTTGAACCTGTaacatgtatgtatgtagagTATTTACGTGCACTTTCTATAAACAAACGCCTTGTCTCTCATGGCGTCATGAACTGACATACATACGTATGTACTGTATCGGTGAAACCTCTCGAAACATCCCCCAAAGTATCCAAAAATACTTTAAACCCTAAACAAACAGACACCCCAACGTCAAACTCTATCTTGATAGTTCAacgccttggccttggcctcacGGTTCACGGTTTACGCTTCACCGACACCCTCGTTCTCAGCTACAACAGCCcttgctgcttcttcatctggctGCTCATCTTCCCGCTTGTCGTCAGGCGCTTTCTTTCCTGTCAGAGCTTGAAACAAAACAACCACGCCTCCCAGCGTGGCCATGGCCTGCCAGACACCTCTCGTAGCACCAGCATAGCCTTCTGTCGCAATGTTCTGCTCTGCCGGACTCAGGTCACCGCCGTGCACCACCCCTGGCGTGTTAACCAAGCTGGACACCAGCCTCTGTCGAGCATGACTCAGATGCTCACCACCATCCAGCTGGAGGAATCCCGACACAAGATTTCCTCTGAGCAAGCGGTAGAAGATACCGCCGGCTACCGCAGTGCCGAAACTTGAACCCGAACCTCGGAACGTACCCAGCAGACTGGTGGCAATGTATCGGgtgtcatcatggctgaggtGCAGAATATGCGCAAGGGTGTAGTTGACTCCCCCACCTGTCGCAAGGCCGTTGATCAGCACGACTACGATGAAGAGAGCAAGAGGAAGACTCGTGGTGCTAATGAGTGAGAGTACATAGGTGCTCGCAGTGAAGATGGCAAGGGCTGCAATGGAGGGGAGCCAAAAAGCCCCGTCTCGGCGCACATGAAGCCAGCCGACGAGGATGCCACCCAGACCAAATCCTATGTTTGTAGGAATGAGGATGGAGCCTGCAGCTGCCGGAGAAGAGCCTCGAACCGCAAGCATGAATA contains these protein-coding regions:
- a CDS encoding related to nitrate assimilation regulatory protein nirA, with protein sequence MNVPHIPGVHPVAIPRPQVGIERLPTRRMSNEPRESMNCKSCRKRKIKCNRLRPSCEACQVFQCPCIYDAVPKKRGPKTDVLEALLKRVDGLEAKLREKGEDDVSLASSNLPGGGKGEASENGSQVTEVGESIIKRATVDARASPGDTASLSPHTPIARDLSPPPAQAEVLLDTYFARFHGKPYYIVDESSIRQRLQLSQLPRFLSFAISAVAARHTTDPSGYQAAAKLSEDLAARARREINIDEPSIDGLQALLLLVSAFTATGKGKKAYMLMTSATGMAMALEIHKETDGQDRMTPVEREMRRRLFWTCYLLDRFQATGSKRPSLISDNTIMLRLPSWSPNSSSLPVEGEFFQTGSNLQYFQGSDKKPQGSMGMLIDITRVLGNTNRYLAAGGVKGDSHFPWHTLSTISKIRQDLDVWASGTEDVFSNLGTLFGQADSTILLLSKVIYHLIHCLIYRPFLPIDLAELAETGQHQSWQIEATNMCFLHANAIMELIQLGKQSGIVDWPAFIGYCVCTAGTVHVHGAHYSQQGNQGEFNVFSSAAEFLSREMQFLSELRYAWATIQHQRETLQDISHAHGELVKALSRSSMRYTPGFHSEDFFDRYSNIGGPGGPSFSFDAANLRLADVVVDMGTGPTAEDTLRNNDGLQRPSLKRKNTAPPGPINRRRPDVKVIASLAPSASGLPTPGTARRSFSYTSGGMPHSSPGLLATPTSIPTHHENQEMYTMHDHMGGDASANNAAVAAAAAADFTMSPTSHAVSSHNMHPMGGAPFSPPYSYGSGSSITNAGPGMINEANGGYDAMFGTVPTNAFGSPAAWHGDDSHTKMHLNQIRPTATSPGARSNNGSAGTGPGEEKDPFLALLEQLAENENRSQNGHGGDLDFFLGNSTVNP